AACCTTCCACTTTGTATAAGTCCTCAGAGCATCTCTACTTGCTAGGTGGgttgctgcctgattcatgaatcatttaataaagccaattaaatcttcaaatttaatcagatgaatttcattttttaatactcCAAAAGTGCCCCATATTAATTAATATAGCTTTAAGGTAAATATTGAAATCTGGTGATGTTAAGTCCTCCAACTCTTTTTTGAGTTCTTGGATACTCTAGGTCCTTTGATTATCATAAAAACTttggaatcagcttgtcaatttacacacacacagctaCCTGGGTTTTTGATTGAATTGTATTGAACCTATTGACTACTTTGGGAAAAACTGGTAACTTAACAGTATTGAGTCTTTTGATTCATgagcatgaaatacctttttactgaggttgtctttaatttctttcaggaatgttttatagttttcaatgttGAGGTCTTGTGCATCTTTCaatagatttatttctaggtactTGGTATTTTTTGCACttataaatggtattgttttgTAAGTTTCATTTTCCAACTGTTTCTTTCTAGTatgtagaaaaatatttgttttgtatattGAATTTGTATCCAGGAGTCTTGTCAAATTCACTTCCTAATTCTATGAATCCTccacatatttaattttaaaagcattctCATTGATCTTTGAGTTCAAGCTAGTATCTTGATTATTTTTAAGCATCCCATTCTTTGACCATCACtgctcatctttcttttttttttttttttttaatgccaactCTTCCATAGTCTTTTTTATtaagaaactgcaaaaaaaaatccttcaaacTTTGTAACAAACAGCACTCCTTAACATACTGGCAGAAAGTTAGGAATAATTAAATTTCTTTATCAGAATTCAGGAAGCTTGAAACTACCCCATTCTTTACCACTCTGATACATGAGATGGAATTCATCAAAATATTAAATGCATTCAGTTATTTTTCTAAGCATTTAAAATTGAGCTCTCTCCAGCCTTATGATAAGTAGTAGCTTACATAATTTTGAaagttttagtttattttttagtaATTTGGTAAAATACTTAGTAATTTTTTTAGTATAACTGAACCATGAATGTGTATTAAATCCCAGTTTAAGTAAGAATACCCTTAGAATCTAACATCCTTCTCTACTGGTAGgtaataactgcactagtgggggcaaggatttaataatatgggtaactgttaaaccactgtgttgtatatttgaaatcaattaagattgtatatcagtgatacttcaattaagCAAAAAAGAATATTCATAGAATCCTTAGTTTTATCAATTCATCCCATCTCTTTTTAACAGGTAAACACATTAATTAtagacaaaataaatttaaactaagcaaaaagagacaaaaaatttGTTCTCAAATCTTGAACTTCTGAAAATGAATCATTACATGCTTAGAATCCTTTACATAATTAAACTGCAAAACTGGTATTCCTACGGTTTGGACAATTTGATAGTTATTGGGTAAGGTCTTGTTTATAAATTGCCAGTTAAACCTATCACATTTACTTTTAGCTCCTAATTGTCAATAAAGtgcaaataaatattaattggctGATATCTCTTGCTGGCAAAAGGTATTAACCACTTTGAGGTCTATCAGAATGGGAGGTCAGTTGATGGCAATATATGTTTGTTAAATAAGGGGGAAAGAATTCTCAACAACCAAGATGATATGATTTACTTAATCcagcaaattatttttctttggttaggttgTATCTAAACACTTCCCTTCTAAAACTTTAAACATGAAATTTTCTTGGTCTTTTGAAACTATGGACAATTCATAAGCCACTGGTAACACAAATTACAAGTACCCCCCCCTTcactcatacatacacacacacacaaagaatgtGAAAATCCAGTCTCTGAAATTTCATATGAATATGAATTCAGTTATTTAAATTGCACAGTCAATACAGTaaaaagtaaaagacaaaaatctACCAACTAGGCTGAGCCGCCATCCTTTCCATGTAGTCCTTGGCCATGTCTCGGGCTTCAATGTTCTCAGGATACAACACACAGAACATTGCCAAGGCGCCCAAGTTGTTGCCGTAAATTTCATTCCAGGGGGCACTGTAGTCCCTGGGGTCCCAGGGCGGGAGGTACTCCAGGGGACTGGACAACATGGTGTGCACAGCCTCGGTGAGGTGGGCTGCAATGTGCTCATGTGAGCTGGTGGCCCTGAGCTGCAGCTCGGCCACCTCGGCCTGGGAGAAGTACAGCATTGGGTGGCTGTCATAGTTGGCGTTGGTGAAAGGAATCATGACTTCTGGGTTCTCGTCAGTGATGTAGGCTGacacaaagtaaaacaaatatatgaaaaacacACTGGGAGCCCCCCGTGTATGAGTCCTCATCGTGGCATCAGATCTCCAAATCTCCAAGGCAGCCAAACCATCTTCGAAAGATCCTCTCCCTGCCGCCACTTCGTCCTCCCGGGAGTCGCCTCCCCAGCCTGGGCCCAGGCTCCGGAGCCCCTCACGCCAGGGCGCCTGGGCCCCCGGCGCCCTCGGAGCGGAGCTACACGGCCCCCGCTGCCCCTGGGGTGTCGGAGGGCGCCGCCGCTAGGGACCCGCCGCTGCAGCCCCAGGCGGCGCTCTCCACTGCTCATCTTTCTGACTTACTCTCTTTACTATCCTGAATCCAATAACTTTCAACCCCTCTAGGACCTCTAGCCCATTGACCATACCACCTCTTTGTTGCCCTTCATCTTGTCTACTTACCCATCTTAGGGCTCATGATCTCTTCACCATTACTTTCTTGCTCCCTTTCCCCTTTACAGATCTTGCTTGGATATACTCGTGTTTAAATCCAAATCTCAGGCTCAATGTGGTTGAGAAAAAGACACAACGGTATTGACTAGTTTCACTATAAACAGGCCTGTTCATGCTACTCATTTCCCTAGTCCCTTTGTTCTCCCACTCTTAGCTGACTATTTTATGCCCTGTCTCTTCAAACCTCCAAagtctcatctctgtcctcactCTCAACTGAAAATCTTGCTTCTTATTTCATTAGAAAAGCAATCAGAAGAAAACCTCTACCTTCTCAACATATGCACCAGCAGCTGGTGCCCTCATGCTCTGCTTCCTTCTTTTAACAATGAGTGAACTGTCTTGTTCCTTTCTAAGGCCAAGCCCGCCACCAGTACACTGAATCCCATCACGACTCCCCTATTTAAACACTTCCTTCTACAATGATTTTCTCTGTCACtcatcctctctctccttccctcacaCACATCTTCACTTTCCTTCTCTACCAATTCCTTCTCAGAGGCTTATAAACGTGCCACgacatctccttccccagaaaacaaattttctcctttctcagaaaacatgtttttctaGCTACCGTCTCATTTCTCTAATCTACTTTATAGCAAAACATCTCAAATGATTgactctttcctctttctctactACTCCCTTTCTTCAACCCACTTCAGTCCACTTATTCTAGCCACAGGGAGTTCTGTAAAAGGgagcaaaaaaaaaccaaaaaggcaCAGTATCTTGAGAGAGGGAATGACTGGATTCTAATCCAGTCAGGCTTTGCCCCCACCACTGTACCAAAACTGCTCTTGTCAAGATCACCGATGACCCCCATGGTGCTAAATCCAATGGTGAATTCTCATTTGCCCTCTTACTTGCCCCTCTGCAGCCCAGATGATCACTTCCTCTTTGAAACACCTGACCTCTCAGGGACacccttctttgttttctttttcccttaatgGCTTTTCCTCCCATCTTCCCACCCTTTCTCTAGAGTGCCCAGGACCCAGTCTTAGATCTCTTCTCTTGTCCTCACCCTGTGCCTTGGCTGATGCCCCTTCAGACATAATGTGCCCTGTTAGGTTAATCTACTTCATTTTCTAAATGGTTTATCATAAAGAAtttcaaacacacaaacaaaagcgGAGAAGACAGTACCTATTACTTGTATTCAGTGTTTGACAATATTTCCTCCATTTGCTGtatctatccctttttccctttttctttgcaGAAGTATTGTAAAGCAAATCCCAGGCACCAATGTCATATCATCCCTATGTACTTAAGTATGTATTCCTTGAAGACATGGGTCATGATATTATGACCATATCTAACAAAATTTTAAGTAGTTCTTGGTATCATTTAATACCTAGTCTGAAATCACACTTTCCTTAATGCCTCAGATATGTGTCACTACACTCATTTGCTCACATTGGAATCCAAACAAGGCCTACCCAGTACATTTTGCTGTGGTGctctttcaatcttttttatCTCCTGCAGCCCTCCTCCTCCCTTTATTTTTCATACCGTTGACTTATTGCAGAAACCAGCAGAATTGTCCTGTAGAATGTTCCACATTCTGGatgcattcctttttattttatttttttattttggtatcattagtacaattatatgagcaacgttgtggttactagactccccccattatcaagtcctcaccacaccccccattacagtactgtccagtagcatggtaagatgctatagaatcactacttgtcttctctgtgttgtactgccctccccatgcccccctacattatgtgtgctaattgtaatgccccctttcccccttatccctcccttcccacccatcctccccagtccctttccctttggtaactattagtccattcttgggttctgtgagtctgctgctgttttgttccttcagttggaTGTATTCCTTTTTATAACAAATCTTTTGTAGTTTGCCCTTTGCTCTCctaaaatgaaattcagaaataATGTAACTACTGTATTAGTTAGGGCCTggcaggaaacagatggcacaTTCAAGCAGAGTCCAATTGAGGCCAGTTTAATGAAGGGATTATTGACAAAGATGTGGGTAAAGTTAATAGAACCAACAAGGAATGAGGAAGCACTGGAGGGATTTGTCTACCAACCCTAGGCCTGAAGGGCCAAGATGAAGGAGCGCTGTCTCCCTTTAACCGAGCTCAGCTGGAAGCTGCTGGGCAATGGAGCTGGTTGATGCCATTCACAGTCACCCTCCTGGGCAGGGAACAGAAGAGCAGAGAGCCGATCCAGCCTGGAGAGGCAAATGGAGGAAACCCTTCCCACCAATCTACAcatataaattcaaaataatgaatttgatTCTCTGTAACATAAGGAGAAATAACAGGAGATAGTGCATGAAAATAGTATATGTTTGGACATGTGAAAATTATACACAAGTTCACCAGAAGCCCTAAGGCAATCATCAGATGCCTGCAGCCATTCATAGAAGCACTGTGCCTGCCAAAGCTGCACACACAGGCTGAACAACTGGACTGGCATCTCAAATACAGAACGCAGCCATGTGCTTGATGTTCTGAATAAGACATAGCAccctttttctttaattatatgGAAGCAGCATTCCTGAGAAACTcaatatacatacaaaaaaaatagtCTGTGTTCATGAGGAGAACAGATTTAGGCTCTAGGTTGAGGTAAATAATAAACGTTTTTCACCAAATGAATGTCTGAtaggatattttaaaatcatgtggagtGTGAAACAATTTCTGTTGTGCAGGATTGTGCTGTGCATTGTAAGATGCCTGAGAGCTCTGGTCCCACCCTCTGAACCTGGTGGTGCTCCCCACCCTAATTACCATGACATCATCCTCCACCCTCAAAGTGTTCCAGCATATTCCCAGCATTTCCTCTAGTGGGTGGATCATTGTGGTGGGAAGTGTTGGCCCATGTGATCTCCTTTGGTCCCATGGGTTTTAATGCACTGGCATCTTCCAAGTGATTCATTCAGTCTCATTCTCTGTCCTGAATACACACTTGTAGATTCAATTTCCTTTGGTGTCTCTATTTATATCACTAACAGAAATCTCTGAATTTACATGTCAAAATCAAAACCTTGAATCTACTCCCAAACATGGGCACCCCCCAACCCAACCTTTCTCCTCTTCCAGATTTACTTCAGTTTAGTAAGTGGCAATTTAATTTTTCTGGTTGTTCAGGCCAAAAATGTTAGAATCATAGCTGACACCTCTTTTTCTCGTGCTCTGCATCTGATCCATCAGTCAATTCAGTTGGCTCTACCTTCGTAATACATTCCAGTCTGATCACTTTTaacccaccaccatcaccatcaccaccactctGGTCCAAGCCATTATCATCTCCCTAGACTGTTAGAACAGCTTCCAGAACAGTCTCCTGCTTCCTCCCTGGTCTCTACTTTCTATCTGCAACATAGCAGCCTAGgtgactattttttaaattgtgggttAGATAGCTTACGCATCTACTCAAAACCCTGTATGGTTGTAAGTGAAATGGGGGCCTCTGGTATCTCTGTGtgttcaaatttcctcttcttataaggataccagtcagaTTGGGTTAGAGTTCACCCTGacagcctcattttaacttaatcatctCTTTAAAGGCTCTGTCTCCAAAGGCAGTCACGTTCTGAGGTCCTGGGAGTTGaacttcaacatacgaattttggggGAACCAAATTCAGCCTGTAAAAACACTTTATATTAGGGATTGTTGCGTCATGTTACAGGGAACATTAATGGGGTTTGACAGTTAAATGTAGATAGAAGAATGTATATTTCACCGATGAGCCGAAGGGGTAGACCATACCAGATTGTTGGCTTCTTAGTACCATTCTCACTTCCTTCTATGATTTTCCATAAATTTTGGGGGCTGGAAGCCTCAAAACTACATCTACCAGATTCTCTGGACAGCAAGGATTCTAGGCTGTATTCTTCAAATGAGAGGTGCTCGTGTGAGATTTggaaggcagaaggaaaagagaagccaTTATTACTCCTTCTGGGGCACACAGGCTTAAGGTTTTGGTAGACAGTGGGTAGAGGCTTGGGGTGCAGCTTCAGGCATCCTCCTGGGAATCACTCACTGAGCGTCTCTGGCAGCTGAAATCATTGGTGTCGGCTCCTTGTGATTTTGGCCCTTCCTGATTTCCTAAGCAGTAGCAGCATATTTGGGGCAGCAGAATTCTTTGCAAAATACTTCTCAGAATCTTACATTATCATAACTAagccctcttcctcttcctcaatTGTACAGGCATGGAAGCCTAGCCAGGCAGGCCAAGCTGGATGGCCTGCCTCACCAGCCCGCAGCAGAGGCAAGGAGCAGCTTTCTTATCAGCTTTCGTGACACCCTAAGTGCTTGGGTTCTAGCATTCTCCCCAAGGAAACTCAGCAACAGGTGGTGGAATTAAAAGTGATGGACAAACACTGGACTCAGGATTGGAAGCCTTTAGTTCTAGGCCCTGTCTTCTTTTGCAACTGCTGCGTAGCCTTGGGCACAACACTTGACTTCTTGGGTTTTAATTTCCCTGAGTATAAAAtaggagaaaggaggaggaaacaAATCTGAATAATAACAAACATTTACATACTGCTTACTATGTCCCATTCTTctgtggatttttcatatatCTACTCCTTGAAACATCACAAAAATCATATGAGAAAAATATTATTCCTGTCTTACAACTGGGGCAACCTTGCCCAAGGGTCAGCCAGGAAATCTGTGTCCTTGCTGGGGTTTTTAGCCATTAGGCCTCTTACTGTATGAAAATGTATGATAAATGGAAATTGATTTATAGCTTGGAAACGGCTGATTTGGGATATAAAGCCGTCTGTCCCAAGTTGTTTTGGGCTCCCCAAAGTAGGAATTCACTGGACCCAGAAACCAAAGACATCAGGAACCTCTTTCTCAATCTTCCACTCAcatgtcatttttctctctgcacACCATTGCTCAGCTTTCTGTTGTACATGGCAGGTAGAAGATGGCTGATCCACAGCTCTCACGCTTACTTCTCTGGTCAAGTGACCTTCCCAGATTGAATCAGATACTCCTGATTCTAATTACAGATTTCTATTTGCCCAGCTAAGATTAGGAAGCCATTGCTGGTCCAGTCAACTGGCCTCAAAGGGCAGATTTGTGTAGCACAAACTTGGTATATAGGTTGCCCACTTGGGGGTCAGGTGGGCAGATATCACAGGAGGTAGTATTTAGCTCTCTTGGCTGTAGAGATTTTTAGTTCCTACAAGGTATTTTCACCAGCTGAGGGACAGTAGTAATATCTCTCTTTCCTTACGGGAAAACCTCTTTGCATTCCAAGCCTGGCAGCAAGCCTCAAACTCCCAGGGTTCAGCTATAGTGGAAAGAGCCCTATAGCCCACCTGGAGTCCTGGGATGGGATCTACCTCCAGTTCAccacttagtagctgtgtgactttcGGCAAGTTATataacctccctgagcctctgtgTATTCATTTCAGAAAAATCAGAAAGTGCAAACAAttgtaactagaaaaagaaaaccacactctctgtcctcttcctcctttcaCCAGCCATCTTTTTATGCCAGGAGCACACTGCTGGAGGAGCCTAAGGGCTTAGTTTCAAAGCTGTGGCAGGGCCTTTGTGACAGTGCAGGAGAGGGAGCCATTAAAAGGCACCTGGCTTTCCAATTGGCCTGCTCCTTATCCCCAGCAGGCCTGAGAGAACACAGTTTGGAAGGCCAAGGATCAAAGAAATAAGACTATTCTACTTTGCAAATAGAAGTCCTAACTGCATTGCAAGAGAGGCAGTTTTGCAAATAATGCAAACCTCCAGGAGAAGATAGGTGAGGAGGTGTCCTATAGGACAGGTAGAGGAGGGGTAGGTTTCCTCTTCCTGTTCCGACACAGCCAGTGTCAGCAGGGCCACCTCTATCCTACAAAGCTCCTTAGAAGAAGTTAGTCAAGGTGCCCTGTCTCTAAGCAGATGCAGCTCTGTGCCAGGGTGCTTGGTTTGGTGAGTGGAGTGCAGGCTGGGCACTTTATTTGATGCAAGATTTCCAAGGTTATGCTCAGTGACCCTGAGTACCAGCTTTTATAGTAGACTAGTGGGCTGCAAGCAATATCCACCAATGGGAACGGACCCAAATGGAGACAGAACAATGGAGATGCCCAAGATTCTCCCCCTCTCGAGACGCATCTTGACCATCCATGACTTAgccagaaaacaaagcaaaaggtcTAATTTCTAGGTAAGTTAATAAATTGGAGAGTCTCCTGTGTTCCCAAGAAGTTCAAATATATCCTACCCAGACTTCAGTAACTCTCAGCTCCTATCTTAGATGGTAGAGAGGAAGGCCAAGTGGAACTACCTGCTACAAACTGGTCTCTCACTGTTCTATGTAGAAGGGATAATCAAGCTGACATACAGTCTTGTAATTAAGATATTTAGGATCATCTTTTTCAATGATTTCACAGACATCGACACAACTGGCCATCTGCCATGATTCTTGGCAAGAACAAAAAGCAGTGATTGCTGAGTTAAGGGTGTGGATGTTGAGTGACTTGGAATGGTTAGGCAGAAGgtttctcagcaaaatggaaggTCCCAGAACACAGCATTTGCTGCTCTTTCCTCAGCTCCACATGTTATCAACATCCTGAATCTCCTTTTCCTGGTAGCTGTTGCAAAACCTGGGAAGAGGGGTTGTCAAGTTGGCTGCAAACAGGTAGGAtccattttaagaaaaagaatacataaaTATGAATACAAAATTGGATACAGGGCCTTGGCAGGGTCTCATGCAAGGAAGGAGTCTTAAATCTTAAGCATCATTAGCTTCATGATTTCTGccattttgaaaacttttttccACTCACTGTATTTCCAGCCATTGGTCCTTCTGGAAGGCATCGTGGAAAAGGATCAAAACCCACCATATTCGTTTCTGTTAAGTGATGGCATAACATCAGAGCAGCAACTCCAGGTCACCACAGGAACCAGCCTTTCACTAGCTCATCAAAGGTCAACTTTATAATGAGAGAACAAAGAGAACAGCAGGAACCTATCTGGAAAATATCAGGTTATTCTGCTGTTTTTCTAGCATTTGATGCTGCTTGCTAAGAGGTTATTTGCTCTGGCTGCACGAGGAAGTGTGGGGAAGAGCCAAGGTGATCAGGCAAAGTTCTACTATTTATCAATTCCCACAGCagcacctccctccctccttttttttttttcaatttgctaGGAATGGAACATAACATAGTTTTTATGAAATGGCCCCTGGCTTCCTACGGTGTGGCCAGAAATGACACAGGAGGCTGTGTTTTCCAGTTGCCTTTTAAATTGGCCTATGACTGTATATCCAATATGATCTGATTTATATTTGGAAAAGTTCCTCTGGCCTGTTGTGTGGAGAACTGAGAGGACAAGAGTGAAAACAGGCAGATGAGTAGGAGGCCATCCCAGCAGGCTAGGCAAGAGATGATGGGAGGTTAGAAGTGGTAGGCAGGACTTCAGAGAAGAGGTTGGATTCTGGGTATCTTTTGAAAGGCGAGTTAACAGGATTGCTAAAGAATTGGATGTGGGTTGAGGGCTCAGGGATGGGAAGAAAAAGAGGATTCATGGTTGCTTCCTAGGGTTTTGGCCTGAATACTAgataaaatttcagaaaagaGGAAGATGGGGGCAAGTTCAGGTTTAGAAAAGGAATCAAGAATTCTCTTTTCAAATTTACCAAGTCACACTCCACAAACTATGGGACACCTATTCTAAACAATGCAGATTTTTAAGTCAGTCACTAAAATATCCATCCATTAAAGAACAAGCTCTATAAATATCAAtgcaaataatatatttatataaataaattttgttCCTTTAACCCTGACATGGAGAAGTCCATGTCCTGTCAGTGTTATAACTAGGTTAGCATAACTAAATTCCACTTCCCATGTAAACATTCagggtttaaaaaaaagtaattataagCAGTAAAATTCAAATGACCACCATATTTGCATGCCAGGCAATATACCTAAAAGGCAAGTCTCCAGGTTTAATTATCAGCAATGGACAATTCTGAAAGAGGATCTTGTTGAATGGGAGAAAGTCATCCAAGTGCCTTGTATGTGATTAATTGATTAATGTTATAGTCTTCCAttcccaaaaacaaaaatgcactcAACTCCTTCCAAAGGGACACAACCCATGTCCAGGTATGGCATCCACTCCTTCTGTGGTTACATTCACTCATTAACAGGCATGTAATGAAGGTGTATTATAAATCAGGCACAGTGCTTGATTATGGGAACATAATTATGAACACAATATCTTCCTTATCCCCATGGGGCTTGTAGTTCAGTTGGGGAGATGGAAAAGTAAACACATGGATACTTCCAACTTCATCAATCTAGAACACTAGATCACCCCAAAACCTTCTAATGATGAACACTTATAAACGCTGGCTAAAATTTAAGGAAATGCATAACTGAAGTGGTAAAAGAAAATCCCTGGAGTCCAAAGTGAAGAAAGAGCTGTGGTAAGCAGGAGTATTCAGAGAAGAGGTATAACTTTTTGAGAtagtaaaaaaatacatatattggtctctgcttccagttcttggcacaaagctcctaaaacccttgtaatttcctaagtgataagag
The sequence above is a segment of the Manis pentadactyla isolate mManPen7 chromosome 4, mManPen7.hap1, whole genome shotgun sequence genome. Coding sequences within it:
- the LOC118907706 gene encoding dermatan-sulfate epimerase-like, which produces MRTHTRGAPSVFFIYLFYFVSAYITDENPEVMIPFTNANYDSHPMLYFSQAEVAELQLRATSSHEHIAAHLTEAVHTMLSSPLEYLPPWDPRDYSAPWNEIYGNNLGALAMFCVLYPENIEARDMAKDYMERMAAQPSW